The following proteins are encoded in a genomic region of Methanobrevibacter gottschalkii DSM 11977:
- a CDS encoding bifunctional glycosyltransferase/CDP-glycerol:glycerophosphate glycerophosphotransferase translates to MAVVMPAYNSAKYIQKALDSIIDQSLDFRDIQIIVVNDASNDSTKSVVEEYIKEYPKNITLINNDENRGPAYSRNVGLQNVNAEFVNFLDSDDCISRNAFEKAYLFLKNNEEIDIASIPIYYFGIKNRPHNLNFKFSKTQVINLDEHPEYIQLSGPSSFFRFEKLKHYRFNENLRVSEDPLLINQMLIDNPNIGFINGAKYYYRQDTLQNSLIATSTSHKSYFTSRVDNYFIGLINYAINKKGYVPRFIQHILMYDLQWIVEIRFIHLLLSQSEIDELYDKIFFILKYIDSDVIYHQLSLPIELKHHLALLKDHGTAYRLNKDNFQEDFNLNTVYIDNYEFLDKDKIYISGVLTNFLRSTDVYAIADGKIYNTNKLNFTQRRNFSLDFDYGYNHSFDVVLPVKPGMKISFKTNASNLLIDYNQTSRLSGTSRYRFSKDYLSIDCRNHIQIIEKTITKGVKLELSVLKQILKEKKQGWRTGILLRILYFMFYFYFRNKHIWIFMDLPNSSGDNGYFLFKKAIKSDKLKNIKKYYVFSKSKNLHETFAEQENKYVASSKFMKARTLSGFITPNEEFERLKKIGNVLQYKSIKHRLYLLFADYIIASHPDNGIIYPFWGNYHHLSGLARSKTIFLQHGVTKDDISYWLNRYDKRIGLIVTVSDLEKESFLNPKYGYDESCIQVLGFPRFDFLKKGEDKKEIVLMPSWRRQHSQLSEDEFIQTDYFKSINELMNNEYLIKFLKSKGYRLIFKPHRNVLKFIDSFDIPDEAELGIEMSYNEIFNHASLMITDYSSVAFDFAYLKKPLIYYHHDDDYHFNLDDSYFKYDTMGFGPVATQIDELKDEIIRLVENDCQMDEKYIKRVDDFFKYTDKNNSKRVIDKILEFDEMFYY, encoded by the coding sequence ATGGCTGTTGTGATGCCGGCATATAATTCCGCTAAATATATTCAAAAGGCATTAGATTCAATTATTGATCAATCACTGGATTTCAGGGATATTCAAATCATTGTTGTTAATGATGCAAGTAATGACAGTACTAAAAGTGTTGTTGAAGAATACATCAAGGAATATCCTAAAAACATCACTTTAATCAATAATGATGAAAACAGGGGTCCGGCATATTCAAGAAACGTTGGACTTCAAAATGTAAATGCTGAATTTGTGAACTTCCTTGATAGTGATGATTGTATTTCAAGAAATGCATTTGAAAAAGCATATCTGTTTTTAAAAAATAATGAAGAAATTGACATTGCTTCAATTCCAATATATTATTTTGGTATCAAAAACAGGCCTCACAATTTGAATTTCAAATTCAGCAAAACTCAGGTTATAAACTTAGATGAGCATCCTGAGTACATCCAGCTTTCAGGTCCTTCAAGCTTTTTTAGATTTGAAAAGTTAAAACATTACAGATTCAATGAAAATTTAAGGGTTTCAGAAGATCCTCTTTTAATCAACCAGATGCTTATTGACAATCCTAACATTGGTTTTATAAATGGTGCTAAGTATTACTATCGTCAGGATACTCTTCAAAATTCATTAATTGCAACTTCAACAAGTCACAAGTCTTATTTCACGTCACGTGTTGATAATTATTTCATCGGTCTTATTAATTATGCAATTAATAAAAAGGGATATGTTCCCAGATTTATTCAACATATTTTGATGTATGATCTGCAATGGATTGTTGAAATTCGTTTTATTCATTTGTTGCTTAGCCAAAGCGAAATTGATGAGCTTTATGATAAAATATTCTTTATTTTAAAGTATATTGATAGTGATGTGATTTATCATCAGTTGTCTCTTCCAATTGAACTTAAACATCATTTGGCATTACTTAAAGATCATGGTACTGCCTATAGATTAAATAAGGATAATTTTCAGGAAGACTTCAACTTAAATACTGTATATATTGATAATTATGAATTTTTAGACAAGGATAAGATTTATATTTCTGGTGTTTTAACTAACTTTTTAAGAAGTACTGATGTTTATGCGATTGCGGATGGCAAAATTTACAATACAAATAAGCTTAATTTCACCCAAAGACGTAATTTTTCTCTTGATTTTGACTATGGTTACAATCATAGTTTTGATGTGGTTCTACCAGTAAAACCTGGAATGAAAATATCATTTAAAACTAATGCTTCTAATCTTTTGATTGATTATAATCAAACTTCAAGACTTTCTGGAACTTCCAGATATAGATTTTCTAAGGATTATTTGTCAATTGATTGTAGAAATCATATTCAAATTATTGAAAAAACAATCACAAAAGGAGTTAAATTAGAATTATCTGTTTTAAAGCAAATTTTAAAAGAGAAAAAACAAGGGTGGCGTACAGGTATTCTTTTAAGAATATTGTATTTCATGTTTTATTTTTACTTCAGGAATAAACACATATGGATATTTATGGATTTGCCGAATTCTTCAGGGGATAATGGATATTTCTTATTTAAAAAAGCAATTAAATCAGATAAACTTAAAAATATTAAAAAGTATTATGTTTTCTCAAAGTCCAAAAATCTTCATGAAACATTTGCCGAACAAGAAAATAAATATGTTGCAAGTTCAAAATTTATGAAAGCCAGAACCTTATCTGGCTTTATAACTCCAAATGAAGAATTTGAAAGATTGAAAAAAATAGGTAATGTCCTACAATACAAATCAATCAAACATAGGCTGTATTTATTATTTGCCGATTACATTATTGCTTCCCATCCAGATAATGGAATCATTTATCCATTTTGGGGAAATTACCATCATTTGTCTGGTCTTGCACGATCCAAAACCATATTTCTACAGCATGGTGTTACAAAAGATGATATCTCCTATTGGCTCAATCGGTATGATAAAAGAATAGGTTTAATTGTCACTGTATCTGATCTGGAAAAAGAATCATTTTTAAATCCTAAATATGGATATGATGAAAGTTGCATCCAGGTACTTGGTTTTCCAAGATTCGACTTTTTAAAAAAGGGCGAGGATAAGAAGGAAATTGTTTTAATGCCTTCTTGGAGAAGACAACATTCTCAACTCAGTGAAGACGAATTTATTCAAACAGATTACTTTAAATCTATAAATGAATTGATGAATAACGAATATCTGATTAAATTCTTAAAATCAAAAGGATACAGGTTAATATTCAAACCTCACAGAAATGTTTTGAAATTCATTGATTCATTTGATATCCCTGATGAAGCGGAATTGGGCATTGAAATGTCATACAATGAGATATTTAACCATGCGTCATTGATGATTACAGATTATTCTTCTGTTGCATTCGATTTTGCTTATCTTAAAAAGCCATTAATCTATTATCATCATGATGATGATTATCACTTTAATCTGGATGATTCTTACTTTAAATACGATACAATGGGTTTTGGTCCTGTTGCAACACAAATCGATGAGTTAAAAGATGAAATCATAAGACTGGTTGAAAATGACTGTCAAATGGATGAGAAATATATTAAAAGAGTTGATGATTTCTTTAAATACACTGATAAAAATAACTCTAAAAGAGTTATTGATAAGATTTTGGAATTTGATGAAATGTTTTATTATTAG
- a CDS encoding nitroreductase family protein yields MTLIDIMLKRRSTRTFADEPVTKEELDKILQAALLAPTSMNRKPCNFMVVERSETLRQLANCKDHGANLLENADKAIVVLADTMIADTWCEDSSVALTYMHLMATELGLGSCWVQVHLRSKDKIPAEEVVREILNVDSHYRIVGMLAIGRSDNIPKPHSLDELDKSRIHFLV; encoded by the coding sequence ATGACATTGATAGACATCATGCTTAAAAGAAGAAGTACAAGAACATTTGCAGATGAGCCAGTCACTAAAGAGGAGCTTGATAAAATATTGCAGGCGGCACTTCTTGCTCCAACTAGTATGAATAGAAAACCGTGTAATTTTATGGTTGTTGAAAGAAGTGAAACTCTAAGACAGCTTGCAAATTGCAAAGACCATGGTGCAAATCTCCTTGAAAATGCAGATAAGGCAATTGTTGTTCTTGCAGATACTATGATTGCCGACACATGGTGTGAAGATTCATCGGTTGCTTTAACTTATATGCATTTAATGGCAACGGAATTAGGTCTTGGAAGCTGCTGGGTTCAGGTTCATTTAAGGTCTAAAGACAAAATTCCTGCAGAAGAGGTTGTAAGGGAAATCCTAAATGTTGACTCTCATTACAGGATTGTAGGCATGCTGGCTATTGGACGCTCTGACAATATTCCAAAGCCACACTCATTAGATGAACTGGATAAGAGCAGAATTCATTTTTTAGTATAA
- the mtrA gene encoding tetrahydromethanopterin S-methyltransferase subunit A translates to MVDKKAPAEGWPPISGDYIVGDPESPVAVTTLASHIEADLSGAAIAGPCKTENLGIEKVVANVISNPNIRFLILAGAEVQGHITGQSFKALHENGADPDKKKIVGATGAIPFVENVPLEGVERFQQQLEIVDLIDTEDIGNIQSKINECIEKDPGALEEDPIVMEVDEENQKLVIVNDDAED, encoded by the coding sequence ATGGTTGATAAAAAAGCACCTGCAGAAGGATGGCCTCCAATTAGTGGAGATTACATTGTTGGAGACCCTGAAAGTCCAGTAGCTGTTACAACTCTCGCTTCCCATATTGAAGCTGACTTATCTGGAGCAGCAATTGCAGGACCATGTAAAACTGAAAACTTAGGTATTGAAAAAGTCGTAGCAAATGTTATTTCAAATCCGAATATTAGATTCTTAATTTTGGCTGGTGCTGAAGTTCAAGGTCACATTACTGGTCAAAGTTTTAAGGCATTGCATGAAAATGGGGCGGATCCTGACAAAAAGAAAATTGTTGGAGCAACAGGAGCTATTCCTTTCGTTGAAAATGTTCCTCTTGAAGGAGTTGAAAGATTCCAGCAACAATTGGAAATTGTTGATTTGATTGACACCGAGGATATTGGAAATATTCAATCTAAAATCAACGAATGCATTGAAAAGGATCCTGGAGCTTTAGAGGAAGATCCTATTGTTATGGAAGTTGATGAAGAAAACCAAAAATTGGTTATCGTTAATGATGATGCTGAAGATTAA